The following proteins come from a genomic window of Methanobacterium formicicum:
- a CDS encoding CPBP family intramembrane glutamic endopeptidase has product MTTEVMDKQKLKKELLLFLIITFTATILITFVIYFISGPISRSPSTLWYTSLQVCMLIPASAALFCMFYFQSPSLTRETKIVFAFFLIYVILFCFESYVKPILGTVGMPMVALQPTSVKIPLVSMIVAFTGILTVIILNLKKKWRDDLEPAKLFWGRNLKNYLIIPLILILITFFSFILNYLLGLGLPSKEFNLYLFFSTLLPSLILSFLVLWPNYFGEEYGWRVYLQDRLLPLLGGYKGVLLLGVIWGLWHAPLILVGLNFPGQPVLGTVLMIISTVIMGIIFSYTVLKTGSIWIAVLLHLILDTIYPVAQYYIATPFNPVFSFGTGIYGFTLLAVLAVILLRSRVWKSSENLE; this is encoded by the coding sequence ATGACTACAGAAGTTATGGACAAACAAAAACTAAAAAAAGAATTGTTATTATTCTTGATTATTACGTTTACCGCAACTATATTGATTACATTTGTTATTTATTTCATTTCAGGCCCCATATCCCGTTCACCATCCACACTGTGGTACACGTCACTTCAGGTTTGTATGCTGATACCGGCCAGTGCTGCCCTATTCTGTATGTTCTACTTCCAATCACCATCCCTCACCAGGGAAACAAAGATTGTATTCGCATTCTTCCTGATTTACGTTATTCTATTCTGCTTTGAAAGTTATGTTAAACCAATTTTAGGAACCGTGGGAATGCCTATGGTTGCCTTACAACCGACTTCTGTGAAAATACCACTGGTTTCCATGATTGTTGCCTTTACCGGAATTTTAACGGTAATCATCTTGAACTTGAAAAAAAAATGGAGGGACGACCTGGAACCGGCAAAACTCTTCTGGGGAAGAAATTTAAAAAATTATCTGATTATACCCCTAATCCTCATATTAATAACCTTTTTCAGTTTCATTTTAAATTATCTTCTGGGATTGGGCCTTCCCAGTAAAGAATTTAACCTTTACCTTTTCTTTAGCACTTTATTACCCAGTCTTATCCTTTCCTTCCTGGTATTATGGCCAAATTACTTTGGTGAAGAGTATGGGTGGAGAGTGTACCTCCAGGACAGGTTATTGCCATTATTAGGGGGTTACAAAGGAGTTTTACTGCTGGGAGTCATCTGGGGCCTGTGGCATGCCCCCCTGATTCTGGTGGGACTCAATTTCCCGGGACAACCCGTACTGGGAACTGTTCTGATGATCATTTCCACCGTTATAATGGGTATTATTTTCAGTTACACGGTTTTAAAAACCGGAAGTATCTGGATAGCAGTTTTACTGCATCTGATTCTTGATACAATTTATCCCGTAGCCCAGTATTATATTGCCACACCATTTAATCCCGTATTCTCATTCGGTACTGGAATTTATGGTTTTACACTACTAGCTGTGTTGGCAGTTATTTTATTAAGGTCCCGAGTCTGGAAGAGTAGTGAAAACTTGGAATGA
- a CDS encoding CPBP family intramembrane glutamic endopeptidase, with protein sequence MFGTIIMGIIFSYAVLKTGSVWIAVLLHLITDVAGGPAANMFIATPLDSVFSFGPGIYGMAIMALFALILLKSNLWKKENIPKPST encoded by the coding sequence ATATTCGGTACAATAATAATGGGAATTATTTTCAGTTATGCTGTATTAAAGACTGGAAGCGTCTGGATAGCAGTATTATTGCACCTAATTACCGATGTTGCAGGAGGACCAGCAGCTAACATGTTCATAGCAACACCATTAGACTCCGTATTTTCATTTGGCCCTGGAATCTATGGTATGGCAATCATGGCCCTATTTGCACTAATACTATTAAAATCCAACCTCTGGAAAAAGGAGAACATACCAAAACCTAGTACTTGA
- a CDS encoding CPBP family intramembrane glutamic endopeptidase, with protein MLMWTPGIAALVTAFIFFRSVRDFGWGPGKVKYLAIAFLFPFLTNIITYGILWLLGLGTYTGDWHTTIIFYTVTPLFSIFLGLGEEIGWRGFLVPQLAKLTTFTWVALISGIIWALWHFPMTIMGLYVAETPLWWSLPIFFMGVITFSFVLAWLTMKSGSLWPAVILHGIDNYVTQKVFAPLAGGDMISYYVGESGIITLLVMLVFAIIFWMLRDRLPDLRVSKTDKPAG; from the coding sequence ATGCTTATGTGGACGCCGGGTATTGCCGCCCTGGTTACGGCATTCATATTTTTCAGGAGTGTCCGGGACTTTGGTTGGGGGCCAGGAAAAGTCAAATACCTGGCCATAGCTTTCCTCTTCCCTTTTTTGACTAATATCATTACTTATGGCATATTATGGTTGTTAGGCCTGGGAACCTATACTGGGGACTGGCACACCACCATTATTTTTTATACGGTAACTCCACTTTTCAGCATATTTTTAGGATTAGGTGAAGAAATCGGATGGAGAGGTTTCTTAGTACCTCAACTGGCTAAATTAACCACTTTTACCTGGGTGGCACTTATAAGTGGTATAATATGGGCCCTCTGGCATTTTCCCATGACCATAATGGGTTTATATGTAGCTGAAACACCATTATGGTGGTCTTTACCCATTTTTTTCATGGGAGTGATAACTTTTAGCTTCGTTTTAGCATGGTTGACCATGAAATCTGGTAGTTTATGGCCGGCAGTAATATTACACGGAATAGATAATTACGTCACTCAAAAAGTGTTCGCACCGTTAGCTGGTGGGGATATGATATCCTACTATGTAGGAGAGTCTGGAATAATCACTTTACTGGTGATGCTGGTGTTTGCCATTATATTCTGGATGTTGAGGGATAGATTACCTGATCTAAGGGTAAGTAAGACGGATAAACCTGCAGGATAA
- a CDS encoding CPBP family intramembrane glutamic endopeptidase — MFGLKSVSGTDMLIPATVAIMCMFIFKSKALTRETKIIFAFFLVYTILYFFEGYVSPIMGSLGGTLPLLSSIIAILGLITAIILNLKKKWRKGLKPAKLFIGKNLKFYIIIPVIYFVLLFVSLILNYVFGLGVPGKEFNLTTYFMSFITLTIMYGLLFWPTFFGEEFGWRVYLQDRLFYLFGGYKGVLILGIIWGVWHSVDYHTRNELSWTTSTRKYSNDIRYNNNGNYFQLCCIKDWKRLDSSIIAPNYRCCRRTSS, encoded by the coding sequence ATGTTTGGTTTAAAATCTGTTTCAGGGACAGATATGCTGATTCCGGCAACAGTGGCCATAATGTGCATGTTCATCTTTAAATCTAAAGCTTTAACCCGGGAAACCAAGATTATTTTCGCGTTCTTTTTGGTTTATACAATATTATATTTCTTTGAAGGATATGTAAGCCCCATTATGGGGAGTTTAGGCGGTACCTTACCTCTCCTTTCCTCTATTATTGCAATTTTGGGACTGATTACTGCAATAATATTAAACTTGAAAAAGAAGTGGAGAAAAGGACTTAAACCCGCCAAATTATTCATTGGAAAAAATCTTAAATTCTATATCATTATACCCGTGATCTATTTTGTTCTGCTCTTTGTAAGTCTAATTCTTAACTATGTTTTTGGTTTAGGAGTTCCTGGAAAAGAATTTAACCTGACCACATACTTCATGTCCTTTATAACTCTTACAATTATGTATGGACTATTGTTTTGGCCTACATTTTTTGGAGAAGAATTCGGATGGAGAGTGTACCTCCAGGACAGATTATTCTACCTTTTTGGAGGATATAAAGGCGTTTTAATACTAGGAATAATATGGGGAGTATGGCATAGTGTGGACTATCATACTAGGAATGAATTATCCTGGACAACCAGTACTCGGAAATATAGCAATGATATTCGGTACAATAATAATGGGAATTATTTTCAGTTATGCTGTATTAAAGACTGGAAGCGTCTGGATAGCAGTATTATTGCACCTAATTACCGATGTTGCAGGAGGACCAGCAGCTAA